One genomic segment of Scylla paramamosain isolate STU-SP2022 chromosome 9, ASM3559412v1, whole genome shotgun sequence includes these proteins:
- the LOC135103525 gene encoding solute carrier organic anion transporter family member 3A1-like, which produces MASGRTPGMEQGDAYHRSGLYSHHHHHHHLPQHHHHHLHHQHLELAPRLSTNSTTSSSSTTTTSVPSGPRTARNNSSCSTTSNSGCGGGGGGGIGGCGRARHSSSNSLRGGSSITRNNSTASNSSSTHSLSGIVGIGETEALAEALAEEEPLESEHSLMEASTATTSTVDSTAELVNSSHAMTLSTASTTTTATTTTALHAPPALTSPTSPSSPSTGAPQVDSNDCGLFSFRPGFLQRLANIKIFVFLLSVLVTVQQALASGYLNSVITTIEKRYEIPSSLTGVISSMYEIGNVITVIFVSYLGSKRRIPVWIGVGCCVMGIGSMMFVMPQLISDRWSIELETINNTDSSTNICRNARVRDDTSERLTEYGFGTLPDLSKGVPLGSHNSIQYGKPDNCIKGSRSNVMPVMFFMVAQLLLGAGGSPLFTLGTTYIDDHVKRESSSMYIGIIYTMVAFGPVLGFLLGAYLISYYVDALFVDTSIMQADHKHPRWIGMWWGGFLLCGLLLIFISIPFFMFPKTLKKRRRLRIEEKTKEFHKGHRRTKSQTSTCSRHSTLSTKRVYGKDVRDIPLSMLKLLVNPIYVMTCLGACMELMIVSGFIVFLPKYLETQFFLSNVQASIFTGGIAIPGACIGIFLGGYLLKRFSLRPKGAIQMVMVFNLIGLSFYGLLFVLGCDNVKMAGTTSPYFNTSMAHSMSNGAGRLDGGGSFQVNLTAWCNTGCSCSSSLVEPVCGNNGLTYFSPCHAGCSSYSPKSKFSNCTCILGEGNQSSPFPSTSSSSITASGFSEVTVVPVATAGPCYIPCNTIMPFMILLFFMCTVVAISQMPLLMIVLRSVDEEERSFALGVQFVIFRLIAYIPAPIMFGSVIDSTCLLWKSSCGEKGGRCLIYDIEAFRFRYVGICTAIKIISAAIFVFDWLLIRWKYKLDMEGTMTVGDIVNSLMSVDKDEDEPLDDLEESVWLPSLQGTQQAPSGATSQSTSAPTTASTTAAAARPPSLPPPS; this is translated from the exons ATGGCCTCCGGCAGAACTCCTGGCATG GAGCAGGGCGACGCCTACCACCGCTCAGGTCtctacagccaccaccaccaccaccaccaccttccccaacaccatcaccaccacctccaccaccagcacctggAGTTGGCGCCGAGACTTAGCACCAAcagcaccacctcctcctcctccaccaccaccaccagcgtgcCCTCAGGCCCCCGCACAGCACGTAACAACAGCTCGTGCAGCACCACTAGTAACAGCGGGTGtggcgggggaggcgggggtggCATCGGTGGCTGTGGCAGGGCGAGacacagcagcagtaacagtctACGCGGCGGGTCCAGCATCACGCGGAACAACAGCACCgccagtaacagcagcagcacccacAGCCTGTCCGGGATTGTCGGGATTGGAGAGACGGAGGCCCTAGCGGAAGCCCTTGCGGAAGAGGAGCCTTTGGAAAGCGAGCACTCCCTTATGGAagcctccaccgccaccacctccactgtcGACTCCACGGCGGAGTTAGTTAACAG TTCCCACGCCATGACCCTCAGCAcggcatccaccaccaccaccgccaccaccaccacggctctCCACGCACCCCCCGCCCTCACCAGCCCCACTTCGCCCTCCTCTCCGTCCACCGGCGCCCCGCAGGTGGACTCCAACGACTGCGGCCTCTTCTCCTTCAGGCCAGGCTTCCTGCAGAGACTAGCGAACAtcaag ATCTTTGTGTTCCTGTTGTCTGTGCTAGTGACGGTGCAGCAGGCACTTGCCTCGGGGTATCTTAACTCTGTAATCACCACCATTGAGAAGCGCTATGAGATACCCTCCTCCCTTACTGGTGTCATCTCCTCCATGTATGAGATTGGTAATGTCATCACTGTGATCTTTGTCTCCTACCTGGGATCCAAGAGGCGGATACCTGTGTGGATAGGAGTAG GGTGCTGTGTGATGGGCATTGGCTCCATGATGTTTGTGATGCCTCAGCTTATCTCTGATCGCTGGTCCATTGAACTGGAGACCATCAACAACACTGACTCCAGCACCAACATTTGCCGCAATGCTCGGGTGCGTGACGACACCTCAGAGCGGCTCACTGAGTATGGCTTTGGAACTCTGCCTG ACCTCTCAAAGGGTGTTCCACTTGGGTCACACAACAGTATCCAGTACGGAAAGCCAGACAACTGCATCAAGGGCTCTCGCAGCAATGTGATGCCAGTAATGTTCTTCATGGTGGCTCAGCTGCTGCTTGGTGCTGGTGGTTCCCCACTTTTCACCCTAGGCACCACCTACATTGATGAccatgtgaagagagagagctCCTCCATGTACATAG GTATTATTTACACCATGGTTGCCTTTGGACCTGTGCTGGGCTTCCTGTTGGGAGCATACCTCATCTCATACTATGTGGATGCCCTTTTTGTGGACACATCAATAATGCAAG caGATCACAAACACCCACGCTGGATTGGGATGTGGTGGGGTGGCTTCCTCCTGTGTGGACTCCTGCTTATCTTCATATCCATACCATTCTTCATGTTTCCAAAGACTCTAAAG aaaaggagaagattgAGGATAGAAGAAAAAACCAAGGAGTTCCACAAGGGACACCGCCGCACCAAGTCCCAGACCTCCACGTGCTCCCGCCACTCCACTCTTTCCACAAAGCGGGTCTATGGCAAAGATGTGCGAG acattcCTCTATCAATGCTGAAGCTGTTGGTGAATCCCATTTATGTCATGACCTGTCTGGGGGCCTGCATGGAGCTCATGATTGTCTCTGGCTTCATTGTGTTCCTGCCCAAGTATCTCGAGACTCAGTTCTTCCTCTCCAACGTCCAGGCGTCCATCTTCACCG GTGGCATAGCCATTCCTGGTGCTTGCATTGGTATCTTCCTTGGGGGCTACCTGCTGAAGCGCTTCAGCTTGCGTCCCAAGGGTGCCATACAGATGGTGATGGTCTTCAACCTTATTGGGCTCAGCTTTTATGGCCTCCTCTTTGTGCTGGGTTGTGACAATGTGAAGATGGCTGGCACCACTTCACCATACTTCAACAC GTCAATGGCCCACTCAATGTCCAACGGTGCTGGTCGGCTGGATGGCGGTGGCTCCTTCCAGGTGAACCTAACAGCTTGGTGCAACACtggctgctcctgctcctcatctCTGGTAGAGCCTGTCTGTGGCAACAATGGACTCACCTATTTCTCCCCATGCCACGCTGGGTGCTCCTCATACTCTCCAAAGTCAAAATTCTCAAACTGTACCT GCATACTTGGAGAAGGAAATCAGTCTTCCCCATTCCCGTCAACCTCATCTTCCTCGATTACTGCGAGTGGATTCTCTGAAGTGACAGTTGTTCCTGTAGCTACAGCTGGGCCGTGTTACATCCCCTGTAACACCATCATGCCCTTCATGATCCTCCTGTTCTTCATGTGCACAGTGGTTGCCATCAGCCAGATGCCACTCCTCATGATTGTGTTAAG ATCtgtggatgaagaagagaggtcATTTGCTCTTGGAGTACAGTTTGTCATCTTCAGACTGATTGCCTACATCCCAGCACCCATTATGTTTGGCTCTGTGATTGACTCTACTTGTCTCCTGTGGAAGAGTTCttgtggagaaaaaggagggaggtgCCTCATATATGACATTGAGGCATTTAGATTTAG atatGTGGGAATCTGTACTGCCATCAAGATTATCTCTGCTGCCATATTTGTGTTTGACTGGCTCCTGATCCGCTGGAAGTACAAGCTAGACATGGAGGGAACCATGACTGTGGGT